In Lineus longissimus chromosome 7, tnLinLong1.2, whole genome shotgun sequence, a genomic segment contains:
- the LOC135491323 gene encoding probable NADH dehydrogenase [ubiquinone] 1 alpha subcomplex subunit 12 — MAKYLQKLSTFRQIIRENGGIIQSFLVLFRTDDLRAGKLVGEDKYGNKYYENNEFFLGRNRWVRYPESVGFDYDGSQVPAEWHRWLHSITDKSPIEEPPKFERWMCDHEENFTGTNKDYVPYSTARPKVESWVPPKK, encoded by the exons ATGGCGAAGTATCTGCAGAAACTTTCTACTTTTAGGCAAATAATCCGCGAAAATGGTGGAATTATTCAATCCTTTTTGGTTCTATTTAG AACTGATGATTTGAGAGCAGGCAAGTTAGTGGGAGAAGACAAGTATGGAAACAAAtattatgaaaataatgaatttttcTTAG GTCGTAATCGCTGGGTGAGGTATCCTGAATCAGTTGGTTTCGATTACGATGGAAGCCAGGTTCCTGCAGAATG GCACAGGTGGCTTCATTCTATTACGGATAAATCTCCGATCGAGGAACCTCCGAAGTTTGAACGGTGGATGTGTGACCATGAAGAAAATTTCACCGGAACGAATAAAGATTATGTACCTTATTCAACAGCAAGACCAAAAGTTGAATCATGGGTACCCCCGAAAAAATGA